In Phyllopteryx taeniolatus isolate TA_2022b chromosome 13, UOR_Ptae_1.2, whole genome shotgun sequence, the following are encoded in one genomic region:
- the selenbp1 gene encoding methanethiol oxidase isoform X2 → MASCSGCGPGYRSPLDAMKGDREKIVYLPCIYRNTSTHQADYLATVDVDPESSSYCQVVHRLPMPNVNDELHHSGWNACSSCFGDASKKRDRLILPALISSRVYVVDVGADPRKPRLHKTVEPVELYWKCGLANPHTTHCLGTGQILISCMGDPSGGGKGGFVLLDGETFEVIGNWEHPGEAAPFGYDFWYQPRHNVMISTEWGAPKALADGFNPAHVAEGQYGTSLHVWDWTTHKRVQTLDLGEEGAIPLEIRFLHDPSATEGFVGCALKGSVFRFYKAPTGKWAAEKVISVPSKTVEGWMLPEMPGLITDILLSLDDRFLYFSNWLHGDIRQYDISDTRNPRLVGQVFLGGSITSDGPVRVSDDPENQPRPRFIQGKLVHGGPQMLQLSLDGRRLYVTTSLYSGWDKQFYPEMLREGSMMMQLDVDCVKGGLTLNENFLVDFGKEPGGPALAHELRYPGGDCTSDIWL, encoded by the exons CCAGCTGCTCAGGTTGCGGACCAGGATACCGGAGCCCGCTCGACGCTATGAAGG gCGACCGTGAGAAGATCGTGTATCTGCCGTGCATCTACCGCAACACGTCCACTCATCAGGCCGACTACTTGGCCACCGTGGACGTGGACCCCGAATCTTCATCCTACTGCCAG GTGGTCCACCGTCTTCCGATGCCCAACGTGAACGACGAGCTACACCACAGCGGCTGGAACGCGTGCAGCAGCTGCTTCGGCGACGCGTCCAAGAAGCGCGACCGCCTCATCCTGCCCGCCCTCATCTCCTCTCGGGTCTACGTGGTCGACGTCGGCGCTGACCCCAGGAAACCGAGACTCCACAAG ACTGTTGAGCCCGTGGAGCTGTACTGGAAGTGCGGCCTGGCCAACCCCCACACCACCCACTGTCTGGGTACCGGTCAGATCCTGATCAGTTGCATGGGGGACCCGTCGGGGGGCGGAAAAG GGGGCTTTGTCCTACTGGACGGCGAGACGTTTGAGGTGATCGGCAACTGGGAGCATCCCGGTGAGGCCGCCCCCTTCGGCTATGACTTCTGGTACCAGCCTCGCCACAATGTAATGATCAGCACCGAGTGGGGGGCCCCCAAAGCCCTCGCAGATGGTTTTAATCCCGCTCATGTCGCAGAAG GTCAGTACGGTACTTCCCTCCACGTGTGGGACTGGACCACCCATAAGAGGGTGCAGACCTTGGATCTGGGAGAAGAGGGTGCCATTCCACTGGAGATCCGGTTCCTCCATGACCCAAGCGCCACTGAGGGTTTTGTTGGCTGCGCTCTCAAGGGAAGCGTGTTCCGGTTCTACAAAGCACCA ACAGGAAAGTGGGCTGCAGAGAAGGTCATCAGTGTTCCCAGTAAGACAGTCGAAGGATGGATGCTACCTGAAATGCCAG GTCTGATCACTGACATTCTGCTCTCCTTGGATGACCGTTTCCTTTACTTCAGTAACTGGCTGCATGGTGACATCAGACAGTATGACATCAGTGACACCAGGAACCCCCGACTGGTTGGACAG GTGTTTTTGGGAGGCAGTATCACCAGCGATGGACCAGTCCGAGTCTCGGATGACCCAGAAAACCAGCCTCGCCCTCGTTTTATCCAG GGGAAGCTTGTCCATGGTGGTCCTCAGATGTTACAGCTAAGCTTGGATGGTCGCAGGCTTTATGTAACTACGTCACTGTACAGTGGCTGGGACAAACAGTtctaccctgaaatgctccg GGAGGGATCCATGATGATGCAGCTCGACGTGGACTGTGTCAAGGGCGGTCTGACCCTCAACGAGAACTTCCTGGTGGACTTTGGCAAAGAGCCCGGTGGTCCGGCACTGGCTCACGAGCTGAGGTACCCCGGGGGAGACTGCACGTCCGACATCTGGCTGTGA
- the selenbp1 gene encoding methanethiol oxidase isoform X1 translates to MASCSGCGPGYRSPLDAMKGECVRVLVCVCVCHCVCVCVCVSKGDREKIVYLPCIYRNTSTHQADYLATVDVDPESSSYCQVVHRLPMPNVNDELHHSGWNACSSCFGDASKKRDRLILPALISSRVYVVDVGADPRKPRLHKTVEPVELYWKCGLANPHTTHCLGTGQILISCMGDPSGGGKGGFVLLDGETFEVIGNWEHPGEAAPFGYDFWYQPRHNVMISTEWGAPKALADGFNPAHVAEGQYGTSLHVWDWTTHKRVQTLDLGEEGAIPLEIRFLHDPSATEGFVGCALKGSVFRFYKAPTGKWAAEKVISVPSKTVEGWMLPEMPGLITDILLSLDDRFLYFSNWLHGDIRQYDISDTRNPRLVGQVFLGGSITSDGPVRVSDDPENQPRPRFIQGKLVHGGPQMLQLSLDGRRLYVTTSLYSGWDKQFYPEMLREGSMMMQLDVDCVKGGLTLNENFLVDFGKEPGGPALAHELRYPGGDCTSDIWL, encoded by the exons CCAGCTGCTCAGGTTGCGGACCAGGATACCGGAGCCCGCTCGACGCTATGAAGGGTGAGTGTGTtcgtgtgttagtgtgtgtgtgtgtgtgtcactgtgtgtgtgtgtgtgtgtgtgtgtcaaaaggCGACCGTGAGAAGATCGTGTATCTGCCGTGCATCTACCGCAACACGTCCACTCATCAGGCCGACTACTTGGCCACCGTGGACGTGGACCCCGAATCTTCATCCTACTGCCAG GTGGTCCACCGTCTTCCGATGCCCAACGTGAACGACGAGCTACACCACAGCGGCTGGAACGCGTGCAGCAGCTGCTTCGGCGACGCGTCCAAGAAGCGCGACCGCCTCATCCTGCCCGCCCTCATCTCCTCTCGGGTCTACGTGGTCGACGTCGGCGCTGACCCCAGGAAACCGAGACTCCACAAG ACTGTTGAGCCCGTGGAGCTGTACTGGAAGTGCGGCCTGGCCAACCCCCACACCACCCACTGTCTGGGTACCGGTCAGATCCTGATCAGTTGCATGGGGGACCCGTCGGGGGGCGGAAAAG GGGGCTTTGTCCTACTGGACGGCGAGACGTTTGAGGTGATCGGCAACTGGGAGCATCCCGGTGAGGCCGCCCCCTTCGGCTATGACTTCTGGTACCAGCCTCGCCACAATGTAATGATCAGCACCGAGTGGGGGGCCCCCAAAGCCCTCGCAGATGGTTTTAATCCCGCTCATGTCGCAGAAG GTCAGTACGGTACTTCCCTCCACGTGTGGGACTGGACCACCCATAAGAGGGTGCAGACCTTGGATCTGGGAGAAGAGGGTGCCATTCCACTGGAGATCCGGTTCCTCCATGACCCAAGCGCCACTGAGGGTTTTGTTGGCTGCGCTCTCAAGGGAAGCGTGTTCCGGTTCTACAAAGCACCA ACAGGAAAGTGGGCTGCAGAGAAGGTCATCAGTGTTCCCAGTAAGACAGTCGAAGGATGGATGCTACCTGAAATGCCAG GTCTGATCACTGACATTCTGCTCTCCTTGGATGACCGTTTCCTTTACTTCAGTAACTGGCTGCATGGTGACATCAGACAGTATGACATCAGTGACACCAGGAACCCCCGACTGGTTGGACAG GTGTTTTTGGGAGGCAGTATCACCAGCGATGGACCAGTCCGAGTCTCGGATGACCCAGAAAACCAGCCTCGCCCTCGTTTTATCCAG GGGAAGCTTGTCCATGGTGGTCCTCAGATGTTACAGCTAAGCTTGGATGGTCGCAGGCTTTATGTAACTACGTCACTGTACAGTGGCTGGGACAAACAGTtctaccctgaaatgctccg GGAGGGATCCATGATGATGCAGCTCGACGTGGACTGTGTCAAGGGCGGTCTGACCCTCAACGAGAACTTCCTGGTGGACTTTGGCAAAGAGCCCGGTGGTCCGGCACTGGCTCACGAGCTGAGGTACCCCGGGGGAGACTGCACGTCCGACATCTGGCTGTGA
- the selenbp1 gene encoding methanethiol oxidase isoform X3: MPNVNDELHHSGWNACSSCFGDASKKRDRLILPALISSRVYVVDVGADPRKPRLHKTVEPVELYWKCGLANPHTTHCLGTGQILISCMGDPSGGGKGGFVLLDGETFEVIGNWEHPGEAAPFGYDFWYQPRHNVMISTEWGAPKALADGFNPAHVAEGQYGTSLHVWDWTTHKRVQTLDLGEEGAIPLEIRFLHDPSATEGFVGCALKGSVFRFYKAPTGKWAAEKVISVPSKTVEGWMLPEMPGLITDILLSLDDRFLYFSNWLHGDIRQYDISDTRNPRLVGQVFLGGSITSDGPVRVSDDPENQPRPRFIQGKLVHGGPQMLQLSLDGRRLYVTTSLYSGWDKQFYPEMLREGSMMMQLDVDCVKGGLTLNENFLVDFGKEPGGPALAHELRYPGGDCTSDIWL, translated from the exons ATGCCCAACGTGAACGACGAGCTACACCACAGCGGCTGGAACGCGTGCAGCAGCTGCTTCGGCGACGCGTCCAAGAAGCGCGACCGCCTCATCCTGCCCGCCCTCATCTCCTCTCGGGTCTACGTGGTCGACGTCGGCGCTGACCCCAGGAAACCGAGACTCCACAAG ACTGTTGAGCCCGTGGAGCTGTACTGGAAGTGCGGCCTGGCCAACCCCCACACCACCCACTGTCTGGGTACCGGTCAGATCCTGATCAGTTGCATGGGGGACCCGTCGGGGGGCGGAAAAG GGGGCTTTGTCCTACTGGACGGCGAGACGTTTGAGGTGATCGGCAACTGGGAGCATCCCGGTGAGGCCGCCCCCTTCGGCTATGACTTCTGGTACCAGCCTCGCCACAATGTAATGATCAGCACCGAGTGGGGGGCCCCCAAAGCCCTCGCAGATGGTTTTAATCCCGCTCATGTCGCAGAAG GTCAGTACGGTACTTCCCTCCACGTGTGGGACTGGACCACCCATAAGAGGGTGCAGACCTTGGATCTGGGAGAAGAGGGTGCCATTCCACTGGAGATCCGGTTCCTCCATGACCCAAGCGCCACTGAGGGTTTTGTTGGCTGCGCTCTCAAGGGAAGCGTGTTCCGGTTCTACAAAGCACCA ACAGGAAAGTGGGCTGCAGAGAAGGTCATCAGTGTTCCCAGTAAGACAGTCGAAGGATGGATGCTACCTGAAATGCCAG GTCTGATCACTGACATTCTGCTCTCCTTGGATGACCGTTTCCTTTACTTCAGTAACTGGCTGCATGGTGACATCAGACAGTATGACATCAGTGACACCAGGAACCCCCGACTGGTTGGACAG GTGTTTTTGGGAGGCAGTATCACCAGCGATGGACCAGTCCGAGTCTCGGATGACCCAGAAAACCAGCCTCGCCCTCGTTTTATCCAG GGGAAGCTTGTCCATGGTGGTCCTCAGATGTTACAGCTAAGCTTGGATGGTCGCAGGCTTTATGTAACTACGTCACTGTACAGTGGCTGGGACAAACAGTtctaccctgaaatgctccg GGAGGGATCCATGATGATGCAGCTCGACGTGGACTGTGTCAAGGGCGGTCTGACCCTCAACGAGAACTTCCTGGTGGACTTTGGCAAAGAGCCCGGTGGTCCGGCACTGGCTCACGAGCTGAGGTACCCCGGGGGAGACTGCACGTCCGACATCTGGCTGTGA